From the genome of Leptotrichia sp. HSP-342:
ATCGCCATTTGATTACGAAAAACAAATGAAAGTTTATATTCCAGAAGATGCACTTGATCCAACAAATATCGAATTTTTAAGGGATTTAGAAGAATTTATTGAAGGTGTAATAAAAAATACGAAAGGGCATTGTTTTTTATTATTTACTTCATATAGTGCTTTGAATTTTTTGTACAATCAGTTAAAATCACGTTTCTCAGAAGAGGAATATACGCTTATAAAGCAAAATGATTTTCCAAGGCATGAAATGATAGAAATATTTAAAAATTCTAAAAATCCAATATTATTTGGGACAGACAGTTTTTGGGAAGGTGTAGATGTACAGGGGGAACAGCTGCAATCAGTAATCATCACAAAACTGCCGTTTAAAGTGCCAAATGACCCTGTAACTGAAGCGATTATTGAAAACATTAGAAAAAATGGACAGAACCCGTTTAATGACTATCAAGTTCCGCAAGCCGTAATTAAGTTTAAGCAGGGAGTTGGAAGACTTATTAGAAGCAAGACTGATAGCGGAAATATTATAATTCTAGATAACAGAATAATAAAAAAAATGTATGGAAAAAAATTTTTATCGGCTTTGCCAAGAAACAAGGTAGTTGAAAGTAAAAGTGAAATTTTAAAAAAGATGAAGTAATAGAGTATTGTAAAAGCAAAAAGGGAGTTTTATAAAATTTAGGAAAGGAAAGGGAAAATGAGAGTAAATATACTAGGGCGAGAATTTGTTTTTGAAGTGAAGGAAAGAAAGACTAAAAACAATGAAACACAGTATAAAGTCAAAAACAAGTTCATGTTCAGATTTATTATTTTAACAATAATATTTATGATATTTGGAATAATTATCGAAATGTCAAGGTTAAATGTGAACTATGTTGTTGGAAGCATTGCAAAATCTGATATTGTGGCTTATAAAAATGTATCTTATTTTATAGATATTTTGGACGACAGCATTGAAGAAAAAATAATGAAGACGACACAGCCTGAATTTGATAAAATAAAGGATGTGAATAGAGAAACTATAATTTTGCTTAACAAATTTTTACGTGATGTACGAAATTTATCTGATGAGGCAACGATTAAAGGGTATATAAAGGATAATAAGTACACATTTTCGGTTGAGGATATTAAGGAAATAAAGGCAAGAACTGAAAATGTTGAGTATTCTGTAAATCTAACGGACATTATATCAGAAATTTATAGTGATGGAATTTATAAAATGGAAAATCTTTCAAAAATAATACGAAAAAAAGATATAAAAGCAGATAATCTGGATATGAAAGTTCTGCAAAATTTTATGAAGCCAAATCTGGTTATTAATGAAGAGGCTACAAAGAAAAAAATTGCAGATAATATGATGTCGTTAAGGGATAAGGAAATTAAAATTTATAAAGGAGACATTATTGTAAAAAAAGGTGAAACTATCGATTCGGATGCACTTTTAAAACTTGAGAAATTAAATTTAGTAAGAAATGGAGATAAATTGAGGAAAATAGTCGGACTTGCTTCTACATTCTCGCTTCTTATGATACTAATTTACTATTTGCTTAGAAAAAATGTAAAAAAAATTGTAGAATCGAAGGCATTCTATCCGACACTTATTACAATAGTATTTGTAAATGTTTTCTATATTTTATTTTTAAATAACGAGTTTTTTATTTATTTGCTTCCATTCGCAATGCTTCCTATTATAACAACAATTTTGGGAAATAGAACGTATGCAATTATTTTGACATTTTCAAATATGGTTATCTTGTCAAGAGAAGAATCGTGGTTTTTAGTTACAATAGCAGTTTCACTAGTTGCAGTTTATAAGGCTGCAAATCTTGTGAGTAGAAGTGATATTGTAAAATTGAGTTTCTTTTTAGGAATATTTCAGGCATTGATGGCATTTAGCTATGGATTAGTCAATCAGTCAAGTTTTGGGTTAATTATGTTAATGATAGTGTTTTCAGTATTTTCAGGAATTTTAACTGGAATGGTGTCACTTGCGGCTCTGCCATATTTTGAAGATTACTTTGAAATTCTGACGACAATGAAATTACTAGAATTAAGTGATTTTTCACATACCTTGCTTAGACAGCTTCTTATGAAAGCACCAGGAACTTTTCATCATAGTATAATGGTTGGGGCTCTTGCGGAAGGAGCGGCTGAAAGTATAGGAGCAAATGCTACTTTTGCAAGAATTGCCTCATATTATCATGATATAGGAAAAATGAAGCGTCCAGAATTTTTTGTGGAAAATCAACGGGATGGAGTTAATCCCCATAATAAGATAAAACCATCATTAAGTGCATTAATATTGACTTCGCATACAAAAGATGGCTATATTATGGGAAAAGAGAATAAACTGCCAAAGGAAATATTGGATGTAATACTGCAACATCACGGTACAACGCTAACACAATATTTTTATTACAAAGCACTAGAAAGTGGAGAAGAAGTTGTGGAAAGTAATTTTAGATACAGCGGGCCTAAGCCAAAAACAAAAGAATCAGGAATAATCCTTCTGGCAGATACGGTAGAAGCGGCAACAAGAACGCTTGAAAATAAAAGTGAAGAAGGAATCAAAAACTTTATCAGGTATTTGGTAAAATCTAAAATTGAAGACAAGCAGTTAAGCGACTCCGACTTAACTTTGGGAGAGATAGAAATTGTAGTACGATCATTTATAAATACACTGCAAGGTGTTTATCACGAGAGGATAAAATATCCAAAAATGGATGAAAAAGCTAAAAAAAATTAAAAATATAAAAATGGAGAAAATTATGGTAGAAATAGATATAACTTATGATATTGAAAAAATTGACAATTTTTTTGATGAACCTAAAATAAATGAATTTGTGAGCTATATTCTAAAAAATGAATATAAAGAAGAATTTGATAAAAATGAATACTATCTTTCATTATTAATTACAACAAATGATGAAATTCAGAAAATAAACCGTGAGTATCGACAAAAAGATATTCCAACTGATGTAATTTCCTTTGCCTATAATGAAACTGAAAACTTTGGAGTAGTAAATATGTTAGGTGACATTGTAATCTCAATAGAGCGTGTAAAAGAGCAGTCTAGCGAATATAGGCATTCTGATGAGCGGGAATTTTATTATGTATTATGTCATGGAATGCTGCATTTACTTGGATACGATCATATTGAAGAGGAAGATAAAGTTGTCATGAGAAGAAGAGAAGAAGAAATTTTGAGTAAATTTAACTATAATAGATGATAAATTTATATAAAATCCTCTTGGAAAATAGAAACTGTATTAAAAACAATAAGTTTTAATTTCTTACTAAAGTATATAATTCAGAACTTATTGAACATTCGCCATTTAAGTGAAAAACAGTATTAATAAAAATTATCAAGCAAAATTGTAAGGGCATAGCATTTGATAAACTTACGTAAAAAAGTATAAAAAAATAATTATTAATGAAATAATGTAAAAATAGAATGTTAATACATTCTATAAAAATAAAAAAATTAATACTTAAATTAAAATCTATTGAAATTAGAAAGGAGTAAAAATTTTGGGAGAAAAAAATAAAAAAGAGAAGAAATCAATTTTTGGGTTATTTCATAAAAAAGATAGATACAATTGGGACATTAAAAAAGAGAGGGCAAGAGATAAAAGGCTTGTGGACAGTTTTAATTTTGCGATTGATGGGATGATCTCGGCATTGCAGAACGAAAAACACATGAAAGTACATATACTTGCTGCAATTGTTATTGTGATTTTAGCAATTCTTATAAATGCAAGTAAGGTAGAAATCCTTATAATTTCATTGTCGGTGTCATTTGTAATAATTACAGAACTTATAAATACAGCAGTTGAGGCACTTGTGGATTTGATTTCGCCTGAACGTCATCCTCTTGCAAAATTAGCTAAGGATGTGGCGGCTGGAGCAGTTTTAATTGCTGCGATTAATGCACTTTGTGTAGGTTATCTGCTATTTTATGATAAATTACTGGATATTTTTGACGGCACAAATAAATTGCATGTTATTGCAGGAAGAAAAGGGAATATCTCGATTTTAATATTAATTCTAGTTGCAATCCTTGTGATTGTTCTTAAATCGTTTTTTCAAAAGGGAACACCACTTGAAGGTGGAATGCCAAGTGGACATAGTGCGATAGCTTTTTCAGCATTTGGAATACTTTTATTTATGACTTCAGATGTGAGAATATTGATATTAGGCTTCTTTATGGCTGCATTAGTTGCACAGAGCAGGGTTAAGTCTGGAATTCACAGTATTAGAGAAGTACTGGCTGGAGGATTGCTTGGTTTTTCAGTTTCGTTTATTATATTGTTTGTAATGATGAAATTTGGAATTTTATATAATTAAAAATTGAAAAAAGTTAAAAAATGTGTTATAATAACTGTTGGTAAATATTATTATAATAAAATAA
Proteins encoded in this window:
- a CDS encoding HD family phosphohydrolase, which translates into the protein MRVNILGREFVFEVKERKTKNNETQYKVKNKFMFRFIILTIIFMIFGIIIEMSRLNVNYVVGSIAKSDIVAYKNVSYFIDILDDSIEEKIMKTTQPEFDKIKDVNRETIILLNKFLRDVRNLSDEATIKGYIKDNKYTFSVEDIKEIKARTENVEYSVNLTDIISEIYSDGIYKMENLSKIIRKKDIKADNLDMKVLQNFMKPNLVINEEATKKKIADNMMSLRDKEIKIYKGDIIVKKGETIDSDALLKLEKLNLVRNGDKLRKIVGLASTFSLLMILIYYLLRKNVKKIVESKAFYPTLITIVFVNVFYILFLNNEFFIYLLPFAMLPIITTILGNRTYAIILTFSNMVILSREESWFLVTIAVSLVAVYKAANLVSRSDIVKLSFFLGIFQALMAFSYGLVNQSSFGLIMLMIVFSVFSGILTGMVSLAALPYFEDYFEILTTMKLLELSDFSHTLLRQLLMKAPGTFHHSIMVGALAEGAAESIGANATFARIASYYHDIGKMKRPEFFVENQRDGVNPHNKIKPSLSALILTSHTKDGYIMGKENKLPKEILDVILQHHGTTLTQYFYYKALESGEEVVESNFRYSGPKPKTKESGIILLADTVEAATRTLENKSEEGIKNFIRYLVKSKIEDKQLSDSDLTLGEIEIVVRSFINTLQGVYHERIKYPKMDEKAKKN
- the ybeY gene encoding rRNA maturation RNase YbeY, which gives rise to MVEIDITYDIEKIDNFFDEPKINEFVSYILKNEYKEEFDKNEYYLSLLITTNDEIQKINREYRQKDIPTDVISFAYNETENFGVVNMLGDIVISIERVKEQSSEYRHSDEREFYYVLCHGMLHLLGYDHIEEEDKVVMRRREEEILSKFNYNR
- a CDS encoding diacylglycerol kinase, whose product is MGEKNKKEKKSIFGLFHKKDRYNWDIKKERARDKRLVDSFNFAIDGMISALQNEKHMKVHILAAIVIVILAILINASKVEILIISLSVSFVIITELINTAVEALVDLISPERHPLAKLAKDVAAGAVLIAAINALCVGYLLFYDKLLDIFDGTNKLHVIAGRKGNISILILILVAILVIVLKSFFQKGTPLEGGMPSGHSAIAFSAFGILLFMTSDVRILILGFFMAALVAQSRVKSGIHSIREVLAGGLLGFSVSFIILFVMMKFGILYN